In Acaryochloris marina S15, a single genomic region encodes these proteins:
- the psaK gene encoding photosystem I reaction center subunit PsaK, translating into MFTPTFLTVAVRAVNWTPTVGVVMIAANIMAIAIAKYSIQYPNVGPSMPASSLFGGFSFNAVLGTQVFGHVLGAGAILGLTYLGVL; encoded by the coding sequence TTGTTCACACCAACTTTTCTTACGGTTGCCGTCCGCGCGGTTAATTGGACCCCAACAGTAGGTGTTGTAATGATTGCAGCCAATATTATGGCAATTGCGATCGCAAAGTACAGCATTCAGTATCCCAATGTTGGCCCTAGCATGCCAGCATCCAGCTTGTTTGGTGGTTTTAGCTTCAATGCTGTGCTGGGGACCCAAGTTTTTGGTCATGTCTTAGGTGCTGGAGCGATTTTGGGACTCACCTACTTGGGTGTTCTTTAG
- a CDS encoding TetR/AcrR family transcriptional regulator — protein MQLSTRSTATPPDINHRILEAAQRLFARQGFEKTTTRQLAEAAGIAEGTLFRHFENKKAILVAVVTQGWSEMLTDLLTHLSEMGSYRSIAQLMRERMLTLPKQADLMRVCFMEAQFHPELRDRIQAEIISKMTNVVEAFIQTGIERGTYRDLNPQVVARVFLGMFMISGFSQDTLMDEDPSPGFQREMAETLADIFLNGILAQPST, from the coding sequence ATGCAACTTTCCACCCGCTCTACTGCCACACCCCCTGATATCAACCACCGTATTTTAGAAGCAGCCCAACGATTATTTGCCCGTCAAGGATTTGAAAAAACAACAACCCGTCAATTGGCAGAAGCTGCTGGGATTGCTGAGGGTACACTGTTTCGGCATTTTGAAAATAAAAAAGCCATCCTGGTCGCAGTGGTCACCCAAGGCTGGAGTGAAATGCTCACAGACTTGCTCACCCATTTAAGTGAAATGGGCAGCTATCGATCCATCGCCCAACTGATGCGCGAGCGGATGTTAACACTTCCAAAGCAGGCCGACCTCATGCGAGTTTGCTTTATGGAAGCTCAGTTTCATCCTGAACTCAGGGATCGAATCCAAGCTGAAATCATTTCTAAAATGACCAACGTGGTAGAAGCCTTTATTCAAACTGGAATTGAGCGAGGAACCTATCGTGATCTCAATCCCCAGGTTGTGGCCCGTGTGTTTTTAGGCATGTTCATGATTTCCGGATTTAGCCAAGATACCCTCATGGATGAAGATCCTTCCCCTGGGTTTCAGAGAGAAATGGCCGAGACCCTGGCAGATATATTCTTGAATGGAATTCTTGCCCAACCCTCAACATAA
- a CDS encoding family 10 glycosylhydrolase, with protein sequence MAKKKKKEPSGCGCGSIPISLILLILGVGGWWFSQAENRQVGRYFPKDTTVTIPVLNQPITLNPSSPSPSPTSSTVPIKPVEPLPTPEVVEVEVPKEIEFPKAWTQKKMRGIYLSRYQVTNNASEETIRERVRYYRAQGFNTILHGVWGNACTMYKSEVMAQQLGFPSCPNLFQDQWLDWLIDEAHKQDMQVHAYFEKGIKIDKNSPVYERAVAEKWLVPGVDKTYSGIEHYVLDVDNPKVADLFTEITVEFVQKYPTIDAVQWDDYLGYHAELPGQVDRTASLTKFSQRMIKEMKQANPKVSFDLCHHNPYWSKRYFAADWKNWDVDRVFVQAYNEANFAKELEYAHAQVGIAITDNQLHRLQGLVEDPKVKGILVFPLSGKPEKTAVKVKDLVLKIDKG encoded by the coding sequence ATGGCAAAAAAGAAGAAAAAAGAGCCATCAGGCTGTGGATGTGGCAGTATTCCTATCTCCTTAATCTTGTTGATTTTAGGCGTTGGGGGTTGGTGGTTTAGCCAAGCAGAGAATCGACAGGTAGGTCGATATTTCCCTAAAGATACAACGGTTACCATTCCCGTTCTAAATCAGCCAATCACCCTCAATCCATCTTCGCCTTCCCCATCTCCTACCTCTAGCACTGTCCCCATTAAACCTGTCGAACCCCTGCCTACGCCAGAAGTGGTTGAAGTTGAAGTACCGAAAGAAATTGAATTTCCTAAGGCTTGGACTCAAAAGAAGATGAGGGGGATTTATCTGAGTCGGTATCAAGTCACCAATAACGCTTCTGAGGAAACTATTCGAGAGCGGGTGCGGTATTATCGCGCCCAAGGGTTCAACACGATTTTGCATGGAGTATGGGGCAATGCCTGTACCATGTATAAAAGTGAAGTGATGGCCCAACAGTTGGGGTTTCCTAGCTGCCCTAATCTGTTTCAAGATCAATGGCTAGACTGGTTAATCGACGAAGCCCATAAGCAAGATATGCAAGTGCATGCCTACTTTGAGAAAGGCATCAAAATTGATAAAAATAGCCCTGTTTATGAACGAGCTGTGGCTGAAAAGTGGCTGGTCCCCGGTGTAGATAAAACCTATAGCGGTATCGAGCATTATGTCTTGGACGTGGACAACCCAAAAGTAGCAGACTTATTCACAGAGATCACGGTTGAGTTTGTGCAGAAATATCCCACCATTGATGCGGTGCAGTGGGATGACTATTTGGGATACCATGCAGAACTGCCAGGCCAGGTAGACCGAACCGCCAGCCTGACGAAATTTTCTCAACGCATGATCAAAGAGATGAAACAAGCCAACCCGAAGGTGAGTTTCGATCTTTGTCACCATAATCCTTACTGGTCCAAACGCTATTTTGCTGCAGATTGGAAGAACTGGGATGTGGATCGAGTCTTTGTCCAAGCCTATAACGAAGCTAATTTTGCCAAGGAATTAGAATACGCCCACGCCCAGGTTGGCATTGCCATTACAGACAACCAACTCCACCGATTACAAGGGCTGGTCGAGGACCCTAAGGTTAAAGGTATTCTAGTGTTTCCCCTATCCGGCAAACCTGAAAAAACGGCAGTAAAAGTTAAAGACCTGGTACTCAAGATAGACAAGGGGTAA
- the psbE gene encoding cytochrome b559 subunit alpha — translation MAGVTGERPFGEIITDFSFWKLHVINIPAIFISGWFFVSTGLAYDVFGTPHPNEYFSQSESQVQIVTDRYAGKQQIDEFRNLSPSLDTN, via the coding sequence ATGGCCGGTGTAACAGGTGAGCGCCCATTTGGCGAGATAATTACCGATTTTTCGTTCTGGAAGCTCCATGTCATCAATATTCCAGCTATTTTTATATCGGGCTGGTTTTTTGTCAGCACTGGGCTAGCATATGACGTCTTTGGGACGCCCCATCCTAATGAATATTTTTCTCAGTCTGAGTCTCAGGTTCAGATCGTGACGGATCGATATGCCGGCAAACAGCAAATCGATGAATTCCGCAATCTTAGTCCAAGCCTTGACACCAACTAA
- a CDS encoding Fur family transcriptional regulator, with protein MYTSSSLKAELNEKGWRLTPQREIILTAFQELQKGQHLSAEDLYELLLQQGSPISLSTIYRNTKLMSHMGILRELEFAEGHKHYELNQPYPNHHHHLICVKCNQTIEFKSDSILKVGKTKAKQSGFHLLDCQLTIHAICPTCKNAKGQ; from the coding sequence ATGTATACTTCCAGTTCGCTCAAAGCAGAATTAAATGAGAAAGGGTGGCGACTAACTCCTCAACGGGAAATCATCTTGACCGCCTTTCAAGAGTTACAGAAAGGGCAACATCTTAGCGCCGAAGATCTCTACGAGCTGTTATTACAACAAGGCAGCCCCATCAGCCTCTCAACCATTTATAGAAATACCAAACTCATGTCTCATATGGGGATTCTCCGAGAACTAGAATTCGCTGAAGGGCATAAACATTATGAGCTGAACCAACCCTACCCGAATCATCATCATCATCTGATCTGTGTCAAATGTAATCAAACGATTGAGTTCAAAAGTGATTCAATCCTCAAAGTGGGGAAAACCAAAGCCAAGCAATCTGGTTTTCATCTCCTAGACTGTCAATTGACGATTCACGCCATTTGCCCAACTTGCAAAAATGCAAAGGGACAGTGA
- a CDS encoding tetratricopeptide repeat protein codes for MKRIALSLIILLLSGLILLNGSSTAMALSSSNGVSSQRQQGGQTQSSTFDKTEFLYWFKQCEHLQGQHALAACEQALKLNPHVAATWINHGQKLFDFRQYAKALTSFDNALLIKPDYSLGLANRCGILSVLGRYPEALDSCDMALLGDQQWGFSGQVLAWNNRGETLVKLKRYEEALASFQKSLAIDPHDVAAQQYRHVVLKKLNRHDSSPPKVPGFIPSPQEQQIALVLN; via the coding sequence ATGAAACGCATTGCTCTCAGTCTAATCATCCTTTTACTATCAGGGCTCATTCTCTTGAATGGTTCATCGACAGCGATGGCCCTTTCTAGTAGCAATGGTGTCTCATCTCAACGCCAACAAGGTGGGCAAACACAATCATCAACCTTTGACAAAACAGAATTTCTGTATTGGTTTAAGCAATGCGAACATCTACAGGGCCAACATGCCCTAGCGGCTTGTGAACAAGCCTTAAAGCTCAATCCCCATGTAGCCGCAACTTGGATCAACCATGGCCAAAAGTTATTCGATTTTCGCCAATATGCGAAAGCACTGACTTCTTTTGATAATGCCTTGTTGATAAAGCCCGATTATTCCTTGGGTTTAGCCAACCGATGCGGCATTCTCAGCGTCTTAGGTCGATATCCCGAAGCCTTAGATTCCTGTGACATGGCCCTATTAGGTGATCAGCAATGGGGATTTAGTGGGCAGGTTCTCGCCTGGAATAACCGAGGCGAAACCTTGGTCAAGCTGAAACGGTATGAAGAGGCGTTAGCCTCTTTCCAAAAATCTTTAGCGATCGACCCCCATGATGTTGCGGCCCAGCAATATCGTCACGTCGTCCTCAAGAAACTCAACCGTCACGATTCGTCACCACCGAAAGTTCCAGGGTTTATCCCCTCACCACAAGAGCAACAAATCGCTCTTGTTCTGAACTGA
- a CDS encoding chlorophyll a/b binding light-harvesting protein: MESSVGKQDYPWYAGNSRLIAPSASGRWLAAHILQAAIIMFWVGLNTLSELQVFDPSIAMYDQGLVLIPHMAAEGIGVGPGGVVTDTYPYLAIALVHWVASIVLLFGGYYHLAVGPSDLSKGGRGNTKQFAFDWDDPKQLGYILGNHLLFIGFASLMFAGWMINHGIYDPTIGDVQAITPTVENFTHIYKYGWSTPGFNPFFIDNLGDLAAGHILIGLFDIIGGIWHINVTPFSWEQQLGARRDNYSADGLIGLSLGAVAIMGFISAYFCAVNTFVYPVEFYGAALEVKFNIAPYFKDSVELGDGVYSSRAWLSNVTYYVGFYCLQGHLFHSLRAMGVKFENLPQALSAAFKVESSQPVETPQPTEE, from the coding sequence ATGGAATCCTCAGTTGGAAAACAAGACTATCCCTGGTACGCAGGGAATAGTCGCTTAATTGCACCCTCTGCTTCAGGAAGATGGTTAGCAGCCCATATTCTCCAAGCTGCCATTATTATGTTTTGGGTAGGGCTCAACACCCTATCTGAATTACAGGTGTTTGACCCCAGTATTGCCATGTACGATCAGGGATTAGTGTTGATTCCTCATATGGCAGCAGAAGGGATTGGTGTAGGTCCAGGAGGAGTCGTTACCGATACATACCCCTATTTGGCCATTGCCTTAGTGCATTGGGTCGCGAGTATCGTTCTACTATTTGGTGGCTATTATCACCTCGCCGTGGGTCCGTCTGACCTGTCCAAAGGAGGCCGAGGCAATACGAAACAGTTTGCGTTTGACTGGGATGATCCAAAGCAGTTGGGTTATATCTTGGGCAATCACCTCCTGTTTATCGGATTTGCTTCACTCATGTTTGCAGGCTGGATGATCAATCACGGTATTTATGACCCCACCATAGGGGACGTTCAAGCTATCACCCCCACTGTTGAGAATTTCACCCACATCTACAAATATGGTTGGTCTACGCCTGGATTTAATCCATTTTTTATCGATAATTTAGGTGATTTAGCCGCAGGGCATATCTTAATCGGTTTATTCGATATTATCGGTGGAATTTGGCACATTAATGTCACCCCCTTCAGTTGGGAACAACAGCTGGGAGCCCGGCGAGATAACTATAGTGCAGATGGATTGATCGGCTTATCCCTAGGAGCCGTTGCCATCATGGGATTCATTTCCGCCTATTTCTGCGCGGTTAATACGTTTGTCTATCCCGTTGAATTCTACGGTGCGGCCCTGGAAGTGAAATTTAATATTGCCCCTTACTTCAAGGACTCTGTTGAATTAGGAGATGGTGTATACAGCTCCCGAGCTTGGTTATCCAATGTGACTTACTATGTCGGCTTCTACTGCTTGCAGGGCCATCTATTCCATAGCCTAAGGGCCATGGGCGTCAAGTTTGAGAATCTTCCCCAAGCACTTAGCGCAGCCTTCAAAGTTGAGTCTTCACAACCGGTGGAAACTCCGCAACCCACTGAAGAATAA
- a CDS encoding histidine phosphatase family protein, with the protein MRLLLIRHAEARGNVQQKMLGRLDERLSSHGVLQAQLLGQFLSRQSWAPTHLYSSPLKRAVITLEMLVACHLKGDDFPSIQTDESLLEIDNGIFQGLTWQEAQEQHPQLCEQLMNSQDVIPIPGSETLSACCDRTRRFIHTLYQTHHPSDQIWAMTHGGILQYLIAAILDTPIVWGMRIGNTALFEFEVTLSSSSQSRQNPQLCRIHRFNECPHLPEEQDLGDEMGIWD; encoded by the coding sequence ATGCGATTGCTGCTAATTCGCCATGCCGAGGCTCGGGGAAATGTCCAACAGAAGATGTTAGGGCGGTTGGATGAGCGTCTGTCGTCCCATGGAGTTCTGCAGGCTCAGCTTTTAGGGCAGTTCTTGTCCCGGCAAAGCTGGGCTCCAACGCATCTTTACAGTAGCCCACTGAAGCGAGCAGTGATTACTTTGGAGATGCTGGTGGCTTGCCACCTAAAGGGAGATGATTTTCCCTCGATTCAAACAGATGAGTCACTGCTGGAAATTGACAATGGCATTTTTCAGGGGCTGACTTGGCAAGAGGCCCAAGAGCAGCATCCTCAACTCTGTGAACAGTTGATGAATAGTCAGGATGTGATTCCAATACCGGGGAGTGAGACTTTGTCTGCCTGTTGCGATCGCACTCGCCGTTTCATCCACACCCTCTATCAAACCCACCATCCTTCAGATCAAATTTGGGCGATGACTCATGGGGGTATCTTGCAATATCTCATTGCAGCGATTCTCGACACGCCCATAGTTTGGGGCATGAGGATCGGCAATACAGCCCTGTTTGAATTTGAGGTCACTTTATCTTCATCTTCCCAATCTAGACAAAATCCCCAGCTATGCCGCATTCATCGATTTAATGAATGTCCTCACTTACCAGAAGAGCAAGATTTAGGCGATGAGATGGGGATTTGGGACTAA
- the aroC gene encoding chorismate synthase: MGNTFGHLFRITTFGESHGGGVGVVIDGCPPQIEITEEDIQFELDRRRPGQSRITTPRKETDTCEIVSGIFQGKTLGTPITILVRNKDTRPQDYSEMAQVYRPSHADATYDAKYGIRNWQGGGRSSARETIGRVAAGAIAKKILQQAAGVEVIGYVKRIKTLEADVDPDQVTLAQVESNMVRCPNTEAAEKMIDLIDQTRRDANSIGGVVECVARQVPKGLGVPVFDKLEAELAKAVMSLPACKGFEIGSGFAGTQLTGLEHNDEFYTDEDGRIRTVTNRSGGIQGGISNGENIVLRAAFKPTATIGKPQKTVNQAGEATTLAAKGRHDPCVLPRAVPMVEAMVALVLCDHLLRHHAQCELLTE, encoded by the coding sequence ATGGGAAATACCTTTGGACATTTATTTCGGATTACAACCTTTGGTGAATCCCATGGTGGTGGTGTTGGGGTGGTCATTGATGGTTGCCCGCCCCAAATTGAAATTACAGAAGAAGACATTCAGTTTGAGCTAGACCGGCGGCGTCCGGGTCAAAGTCGAATCACCACACCACGCAAAGAAACGGATACCTGTGAAATCGTTTCAGGCATATTTCAGGGGAAAACGTTAGGGACACCGATTACGATTTTGGTGCGGAATAAGGATACTCGCCCCCAAGACTACAGTGAGATGGCCCAGGTCTATCGTCCGTCTCATGCGGATGCTACCTATGATGCCAAATATGGAATTCGGAACTGGCAAGGGGGTGGCCGCTCATCTGCTCGGGAAACCATTGGCCGGGTGGCAGCAGGTGCGATTGCTAAAAAGATTCTCCAGCAAGCTGCTGGGGTTGAAGTGATTGGCTATGTCAAGCGGATTAAAACCTTGGAAGCGGATGTTGATCCAGATCAAGTGACCTTAGCTCAGGTTGAATCGAATATGGTGCGCTGTCCTAATACTGAAGCCGCTGAGAAAATGATTGACCTGATTGATCAAACCCGACGGGATGCCAATTCCATCGGAGGTGTGGTGGAATGTGTGGCTCGCCAGGTGCCTAAGGGACTGGGGGTACCTGTCTTTGACAAGTTGGAAGCCGAATTAGCTAAAGCTGTGATGTCTTTGCCGGCTTGTAAGGGGTTTGAAATTGGCTCGGGGTTTGCGGGTACTCAGTTAACGGGACTCGAACATAATGATGAGTTTTATACGGATGAGGACGGACGGATCCGGACGGTCACCAATCGGTCTGGTGGGATTCAAGGTGGCATTTCTAATGGAGAGAACATCGTGTTGCGGGCCGCATTTAAGCCAACTGCGACGATTGGCAAACCTCAAAAGACCGTCAATCAGGCTGGTGAAGCTACAACTCTAGCAGCGAAAGGTCGTCATGATCCTTGCGTGTTGCCGAGGGCTGTCCCCATGGTGGAAGCAATGGTTGCTTTGGTGTTGTGTGATCATCTCCTCCGTCATCATGCCCAATGTGAATTGCTGACAGAGTAA
- the hrcA gene encoding heat-inducible transcriptional repressor HrcA encodes MDLSLTNRQQRVLRATVDHYIATAEPVGSKALAREYSLSISPATIRNVMGVLEEEGLLFQPHTSAGRVPSDFGYRHYVDELVMPSTTLRSQIKQALDKKLRTDSWIFEVLLRDAAQILATLSGCVALITLPQAATSTIRHLHLVQVEPQRVMLILVTDAYETQSVMMELPHGAWDEADPERFEQELHILSNFLNHHFVGSSLQDLVVLDQYELDREFQKYTDFLKILLTDLTQQCESLSPKNILVGGLAEVLRQPEFSELQQAQTLIHLLENGQDLLRPLFHELTTDMIKQGADVVPRSKKVQVRIGSENSLESIQAYSLVSSTYQKGETPIGSVGVLGPTRMAYEKVIALVTVTADYLSTCLTQIA; translated from the coding sequence ATGGACCTTAGCCTTACTAACCGCCAACAACGAGTTCTCCGGGCAACCGTTGATCACTACATTGCTACGGCTGAACCGGTCGGGTCCAAAGCGTTGGCGCGAGAATATTCTTTGAGTATTAGTCCAGCGACCATCCGCAATGTGATGGGGGTGTTGGAGGAAGAGGGCTTGTTATTTCAGCCCCATACTTCCGCTGGTCGGGTGCCCTCAGACTTTGGCTATCGGCATTATGTAGATGAACTGGTGATGCCCTCGACCACGTTGAGGTCACAGATTAAGCAAGCCCTTGATAAAAAGCTACGAACTGACAGCTGGATTTTTGAAGTCCTACTCCGAGATGCTGCTCAAATCCTAGCAACGCTGAGTGGTTGTGTGGCCTTGATTACTCTGCCCCAAGCGGCTACCTCCACCATTCGTCATCTGCATCTCGTGCAAGTTGAACCCCAGCGGGTCATGTTGATTCTGGTGACCGATGCCTATGAAACTCAGTCAGTGATGATGGAGCTACCTCATGGGGCATGGGATGAAGCGGATCCAGAACGCTTTGAACAAGAATTGCACATTCTATCCAACTTTTTGAACCACCATTTTGTGGGGAGTTCATTGCAAGACTTGGTGGTGCTAGACCAGTATGAGCTGGATCGGGAATTTCAAAAATACACTGATTTCTTGAAAATATTGTTGACCGATTTGACGCAACAGTGTGAATCCCTTAGTCCTAAAAACATCTTAGTGGGCGGTTTGGCTGAGGTTTTGCGACAGCCTGAATTCTCTGAATTACAGCAAGCCCAGACCTTAATTCACTTATTAGAGAATGGCCAAGATCTTCTTCGCCCCCTCTTTCATGAGTTGACGACTGATATGATAAAGCAAGGGGCTGATGTGGTGCCCCGGAGTAAGAAAGTCCAAGTTCGAATTGGCTCAGAAAATAGCCTTGAGTCTATTCAAGCCTATTCCCTAGTATCTTCAACCTATCAGAAGGGCGAAACGCCTATCGGAAGTGTGGGAGTACTTGGGCCCACACGAATGGCCTATGAGAAAGTCATCGCGCTGGTGACAGTGACAGCAGATTATCTATCGACTTGTCTAACCCAGATCGCTTAA
- a CDS encoding rhodanese-like domain-containing protein translates to MYSQDFSSIPEIDVEALAAQLHNDATSIQLLDVREPGEVAIASLNSFQNIPLSEFAEWSATIGEQLDQHQETWVMCHHGMRSAQVCVWLSQNGFTNVKNVSGGIDAYSMKIDANIPRY, encoded by the coding sequence ATGTATTCACAAGACTTTTCTAGTATTCCCGAAATTGATGTAGAGGCACTTGCTGCTCAACTACATAATGATGCAACAAGCATCCAACTCCTAGATGTTAGGGAACCAGGGGAAGTTGCGATCGCAAGTCTGAATTCATTCCAAAACATCCCCCTCAGCGAGTTTGCGGAGTGGTCGGCAACCATTGGCGAACAGCTCGATCAACATCAGGAAACCTGGGTGATGTGTCATCATGGCATGAGATCCGCCCAGGTTTGTGTGTGGTTAAGTCAAAATGGGTTTACTAACGTCAAGAATGTCAGTGGTGGTATTGACGCCTATTCGATGAAGATAGATGCCAATATCCCGCGCTACTAA
- a CDS encoding type II toxin-antitoxin system HicB family antitoxin — protein sequence MSNYIRAVMSRATYTAATDGSTYGEIPGFENVSAQADTLEQCRHDLVESLEEWIFSRVTRQLPVPVIDGIQLPTKEMM from the coding sequence TTGTCTAACTATATTCGAGCAGTCATGTCCCGAGCGACATACACTGCTGCCACCGACGGCTCAACCTATGGGGAAATTCCTGGGTTCGAGAATGTCTCTGCACAAGCAGATACCCTAGAGCAATGCCGGCATGATTTAGTAGAATCCCTGGAAGAATGGATTTTCTCCAGAGTAACCCGACAATTACCCGTCCCTGTCATCGACGGTATTCAACTACCCACAAAAGAAATGATGTAA